A DNA window from Rossellomorea marisflavi contains the following coding sequences:
- a CDS encoding CPBP family intramembrane glutamic endopeptidase, whose product MGNQRFWEQDKWTWSIFWGLMLLEFIGVVVIVKIYIQPVYKEWLGSSLYGGMLVGPTIAILLLTALYLWGIKGKGGWGEAGVRAFQRSEWKRMVLWGIVLMVAGTILIFLTAQIGNDVDNAKTDSLKESMSGINIILALLSAAVLSPLYEEIFYRGFVYRFLRVRLGVGVGLVASALIFTAAHYPTTNAMPVNFVDGLVFAWLYEKSGSIWPSVIVHGLLNAISILAVVSS is encoded by the coding sequence ATGGGGAATCAAAGGTTTTGGGAGCAAGATAAGTGGACGTGGAGCATCTTTTGGGGACTGATGCTTCTTGAGTTCATCGGGGTAGTCGTGATTGTGAAGATCTACATACAGCCTGTATATAAGGAGTGGCTCGGCTCATCCCTTTATGGAGGGATGCTGGTCGGTCCGACCATTGCCATCCTTTTACTGACAGCACTCTATCTTTGGGGGATTAAGGGGAAAGGGGGCTGGGGTGAAGCAGGCGTCAGGGCGTTTCAAAGAAGTGAGTGGAAGCGGATGGTCCTATGGGGAATCGTCCTTATGGTAGCGGGGACCATCCTTATTTTCCTCACTGCGCAGATTGGAAATGATGTGGATAACGCGAAGACCGATAGTCTGAAAGAATCCATGAGTGGGATCAACATAATCCTTGCCCTTCTATCAGCTGCGGTTCTATCACCCCTGTACGAAGAGATTTTTTATCGGGGCTTTGTGTATCGCTTCCTTCGGGTCAGGTTGGGAGTGGGAGTCGGCCTCGTGGCGAGCGCCCTTATTTTCACGGCGGCCCATTACCCGACGACCAATGCCATGCCCGTGAATTTTGTGGATGGACTGGTCTTTGCATGGCTTTATGAAAAAAGCGGCTCGATCTGGCCGAGCGTCATCGTTCATGGTCTATTGAATGCCATTTCCATCCTGGCGGTCGTCAGTTCATAA
- a CDS encoding MFS transporter, with amino-acid sequence MKNKAFKALWVGEIVSELAGAAGGIINGLILYELTGSREWMGLLWLVYFLPSLVLQGVSAPFLNHVAKEKVLKKIQLLRSAAYLFPLIGYVSGMDTLVLGGLILLQLCLGLLQPIYASLSFSILPDLCREEELTEVNGILDGTMRLMSFLAPGVTALLLIVVPTQLIYALSSGLFLFSALSLSRLPQTEAAEWTKGSWWHELKEGYRVFFRYPVLVRMTGLSSLVQFAVGAAMVLSVPFIRGEMGGSPWEYALFSASFPIGYVLGTWLLKKIPLHSWIMYAGFIGGGLSFALLWMAPSIPVAWGCELLGGLLFPLFNARSAAIFQQAAPRERLAQLSAVRLLMLRITMPLGILFGSNMFFTLSTRNAFLTIGLIIIVPASFFLIRSHYGDDKTDRAAA; translated from the coding sequence ATGAAGAATAAAGCATTCAAGGCCCTCTGGGTCGGGGAGATCGTCTCTGAACTTGCCGGGGCCGCCGGCGGCATCATCAATGGGCTCATCCTGTATGAGCTGACGGGTTCACGGGAATGGATGGGCCTCCTTTGGCTCGTCTACTTCCTTCCGTCACTGGTCTTGCAGGGGGTGAGCGCGCCATTCCTCAATCATGTGGCAAAGGAAAAAGTATTGAAGAAGATCCAACTGCTGCGATCGGCCGCTTATCTGTTCCCCCTCATTGGGTATGTAAGCGGAATGGACACACTTGTCCTTGGCGGGTTAATTCTGCTCCAGCTGTGTCTGGGGCTCCTGCAACCGATCTATGCAAGTCTGTCCTTTTCCATCCTTCCTGACCTCTGCCGTGAGGAGGAACTCACGGAGGTCAACGGGATCCTCGATGGAACCATGAGGCTCATGAGCTTTCTCGCTCCCGGGGTGACCGCCCTCCTTCTCATCGTGGTTCCGACACAGCTGATCTATGCCCTCTCTTCAGGTTTGTTCCTATTCAGTGCGCTGTCTCTGTCACGGCTTCCTCAAACAGAAGCCGCGGAATGGACAAAAGGAAGCTGGTGGCATGAATTGAAGGAAGGCTACCGCGTCTTTTTCCGCTATCCCGTCCTAGTACGGATGACGGGTCTGTCATCCCTGGTCCAGTTTGCCGTGGGAGCGGCCATGGTGCTTTCCGTCCCTTTCATACGCGGGGAAATGGGCGGATCCCCGTGGGAATATGCCCTCTTCTCGGCCTCATTCCCCATCGGATATGTTCTTGGCACATGGCTGTTGAAAAAGATACCCCTGCACTCCTGGATCATGTATGCAGGATTCATAGGTGGCGGCCTGTCGTTCGCCCTTCTCTGGATGGCACCCTCGATTCCGGTGGCATGGGGATGCGAACTGTTGGGAGGACTCCTTTTCCCTCTCTTCAACGCAAGGAGCGCCGCGATTTTCCAACAGGCCGCACCGAGGGAACGACTGGCACAACTCAGTGCCGTCCGGCTCCTCATGCTGCGTATCACCATGCCATTAGGAATCCTGTTCGGTTCGAATATGTTCTTCACCCTTTCCACACGGAATGCCTTTCTTACAATCGGTCTCATCATCATCGTACCAGCGTCCTTCTTCTTGATCCGCTCCCATTATGGAGATGATAAAACCGATAGAGCCGCAGCGTGA
- a CDS encoding ArsR/SmtB family transcription factor yields the protein MNYHLSQMQESPTVSVEWSPVWEIILGISAYTHRKLRHTFDCDEEWSRVSLSETLKEDLQMIEDTNQWFALMMLQSTFSASTVQDFSDELSRMEESTFYSTILPYKDRYSEPLRLQTSHDRDFHRYADEFKTHEFFGGYIASLATHSFSQMKDLFHSVLSGWQEGMEEKAEWAKWKSALDREASIHVIDKVASVTESVQRIAGTAYIPEPSIWEIKLIPQISYRPWLLEQRTPDTKLFFYPLREEYLLEQGVPGKAMVNGYKALGDELRLKVLHLLQHGPLSLQELSIKLDVSKTTLHHQLSLLKASKLVTSAKGVYSANPQRITELHEDLSFFLGKTHEE from the coding sequence ATGAACTACCATTTGTCCCAGATGCAAGAAAGTCCCACCGTCTCCGTCGAATGGTCACCCGTATGGGAGATCATTCTAGGCATCAGCGCCTATACACACCGGAAGCTCCGCCATACCTTTGATTGTGATGAAGAGTGGTCCCGGGTCTCCCTGTCTGAAACACTCAAGGAGGATCTTCAGATGATCGAGGACACCAACCAGTGGTTTGCCCTTATGATGCTGCAATCAACGTTCTCCGCCTCCACGGTTCAAGATTTTTCGGATGAACTGTCCCGGATGGAGGAATCGACATTTTACTCAACCATCCTTCCCTACAAGGACCGGTATTCAGAACCACTGCGTCTTCAAACTTCTCACGATCGGGACTTCCACCGCTATGCAGATGAGTTCAAGACCCATGAATTCTTCGGCGGGTATATTGCTTCCCTTGCCACCCATTCGTTTTCACAAATGAAAGACCTCTTCCATTCCGTACTGAGTGGTTGGCAGGAAGGTATGGAGGAAAAAGCGGAATGGGCCAAGTGGAAGTCGGCGCTTGATCGGGAGGCCTCCATCCATGTCATCGACAAGGTAGCTTCCGTGACGGAATCGGTACAGCGGATAGCAGGGACGGCATACATACCCGAACCATCCATCTGGGAGATCAAGCTCATCCCTCAGATTTCCTATCGTCCATGGCTCCTTGAGCAAAGGACTCCTGATACAAAACTATTCTTCTATCCATTAAGGGAAGAGTATCTGTTGGAACAAGGGGTACCGGGAAAGGCGATGGTGAACGGGTATAAAGCATTGGGGGACGAGCTGAGACTCAAAGTCCTCCATCTTCTGCAGCATGGACCACTCAGCCTCCAGGAGTTGAGCATAAAGCTCGATGTGTCTAAGACGACGCTTCACCATCAGCTGTCACTCTTGAAAGCTTCCAAGCTCGTGACGTCTGCCAAAGGCGTCTATTCCGCGAATCCGCAGCGGATCACTGAACTCCATGAGGATCTCTCCTTCTTCTTGGGAAAAACCCATGAAGAATAA
- a CDS encoding tripartite tricarboxylate transporter substrate binding protein: protein MKKGFTITVLSMILFMAGCSGQSSSQKSDGPWKPTKAIEIVAPAGAGGGWDTTARMAAKVFEEDKLIDKGVGVVNKPGGGGAVAWSSVFAQKDPHQMFVASPPLLLVPLNGQSKYGYEDFTPLANMIADYGAFAVNADAKWNNLNELFEDMKKDPSSISIVGTSAPGSMDHIQFVKVAKAAGVDVKKIKYVSDQDGGALTQLLNGSVQVFSTGVGETIEQVKAGKIKVLGVTSEERMTGEVLEDIPTVKEQGIDATFINWRGFFGPPDMSDAEIKYYEDKFKALNDSEGWKEIRENFGWNEMFMTSDEYNDFLKEQNDEMKALLDEIGLGQ, encoded by the coding sequence ATGAAGAAAGGGTTTACAATTACGGTATTATCTATGATTTTATTCATGGCGGGATGCTCCGGACAATCATCCAGTCAAAAGTCCGACGGTCCGTGGAAGCCGACGAAGGCGATTGAAATTGTCGCACCGGCCGGAGCCGGCGGCGGATGGGACACCACAGCCCGGATGGCGGCAAAAGTATTTGAAGAAGATAAGCTGATCGACAAAGGTGTCGGGGTCGTCAATAAACCCGGCGGGGGAGGGGCAGTGGCCTGGTCTTCTGTGTTTGCCCAAAAGGACCCGCATCAAATGTTCGTTGCTTCTCCGCCGCTCCTGCTTGTTCCACTGAACGGCCAATCGAAGTATGGATATGAGGATTTCACCCCCCTTGCGAATATGATTGCCGACTACGGCGCGTTTGCCGTGAATGCCGATGCGAAATGGAATAATCTTAATGAACTATTCGAGGATATGAAGAAAGATCCTTCAAGCATCTCCATCGTCGGTACTTCGGCTCCGGGAAGCATGGACCACATTCAATTCGTCAAGGTGGCTAAGGCCGCAGGAGTGGATGTGAAAAAGATCAAGTACGTGTCCGACCAGGACGGGGGGGCTCTTACCCAGCTATTGAACGGCAGTGTGCAAGTGTTCTCCACTGGTGTAGGGGAAACGATCGAACAGGTGAAAGCAGGCAAGATCAAAGTGTTGGGCGTGACTTCTGAAGAGCGGATGACTGGAGAGGTATTGGAAGATATTCCGACCGTAAAAGAGCAGGGTATCGATGCCACCTTCATCAACTGGAGAGGATTCTTCGGACCGCCTGATATGAGTGATGCAGAGATTAAGTACTATGAAGATAAATTCAAGGCGCTGAACGATTCTGAAGGCTGGAAGGAAATCAGGGAAAACTTCGGTTGGAATGAAATGTTCATGACAAGCGACGAATACAACGATTTCCTGAAAGAACAGAATGACGAAATGAAAGCCCTCCTCGACGAAATCGGGTTGGGTCAATAA
- a CDS encoding tripartite tricarboxylate transporter TctB family protein, protein MINTMNKKMGIILAVISAIYLYFSFTLPEYPYVPVDSDAVPIVLGFILLFLSVLLYFSKSEESEEEKLPKGEGKVILAVLGFVLMFILLLEPLGFVLTTFLFISINSRFLGYKKWVSNIIVSLALPLSIYFLFVSFLKIQLPSGILPF, encoded by the coding sequence GTGATCAATACGATGAATAAGAAAATGGGCATCATCCTTGCCGTTATCTCGGCCATTTACTTATATTTCAGCTTTACGCTACCAGAATACCCTTATGTTCCGGTGGATTCCGATGCTGTTCCAATCGTTCTCGGATTCATTCTATTATTCCTTTCTGTGCTGCTTTATTTCAGTAAATCGGAAGAATCTGAGGAAGAAAAGCTTCCAAAAGGAGAGGGCAAGGTCATCCTGGCGGTCCTGGGATTTGTCCTCATGTTCATTCTGCTATTGGAGCCCCTTGGCTTCGTCCTTACCACCTTTTTATTCATCAGCATCAATTCAAGATTCCTGGGCTACAAAAAGTGGGTAAGCAATATCATTGTTTCACTCGCGTTGCCCCTCAGCATTTATTTTTTATTCGTCTCATTTTTAAAAATACAACTCCCTTCGGGGATCCTGCCATTCTAA
- a CDS encoding tripartite tricarboxylate transporter permease, producing MSIFEGILTGFQVALSLKGLSFVFIGVVTGTIIGMIPGLGPITAIAVMIPITYGMDPALALLLMAGVYYGSAYGGAASSILLNAPGESMAVPTTFDGYPLAKQGKAGKALAIAALASFTGGTISVILLTLFAPFLAKVAISFGPAEYFALMLMGLMTVASFSSGSTIKALISATVGFIIATIGIDSQTGTARFTFGNINLMEGIDFLVIALGLFALAEVTSLIRERKERSMFDSEFGSMKLSKAEVKELSVPVTRQSLLGFIIGVLPGAGGTIASFLGYITEKKLSKKPEEFGKGSIVGLAAPESANNSASSGAFVPLLSLGIPGSGTTAVMLGALIVLGVQPGPLMISDHPDIFWGVIASMYIGNVILLILNLPLIPYISKLLKVPKPMLISLVIMFCIIGVYGISFRTFDLFLLVIFGIIGYFMARMNFPAAPMLLAFILGGMMERSLRQALTISDGSLLIFVQKPISATLLAIAFLSFIVPLLKTWRKRKSDGDAEETDSQAS from the coding sequence TTGAGCATCTTTGAAGGTATCCTCACTGGATTTCAAGTCGCACTCAGCTTAAAAGGTCTTTCATTCGTATTCATCGGTGTCGTCACAGGCACCATCATCGGGATGATCCCCGGTCTCGGCCCGATCACAGCGATTGCGGTCATGATCCCCATCACGTATGGGATGGACCCGGCACTTGCCCTCCTCCTCATGGCAGGTGTCTATTACGGATCGGCCTACGGAGGAGCCGCTTCTTCCATCCTCCTCAATGCACCGGGAGAATCCATGGCGGTCCCGACTACATTTGACGGCTATCCACTTGCCAAACAAGGAAAGGCGGGCAAAGCCCTGGCCATCGCAGCCTTGGCTTCATTCACAGGCGGGACGATCAGTGTCATCCTGCTGACGCTTTTCGCTCCCTTCCTGGCAAAGGTGGCCATCTCCTTCGGTCCGGCGGAGTATTTCGCCCTCATGCTCATGGGACTGATGACCGTCGCGAGTTTTTCAAGTGGTTCAACCATCAAGGCGCTGATCTCTGCAACGGTTGGATTCATCATCGCCACGATCGGGATCGATTCCCAGACAGGGACAGCCCGCTTTACATTCGGGAATATCAATCTCATGGAAGGAATCGATTTCCTTGTCATCGCATTGGGATTATTCGCCCTTGCGGAAGTCACATCCCTGATCCGTGAGCGGAAAGAACGGAGCATGTTCGACAGTGAGTTCGGAAGCATGAAATTATCGAAAGCCGAGGTCAAGGAGCTTTCCGTTCCGGTCACGAGGCAGTCCCTCTTGGGTTTCATCATCGGCGTGCTTCCCGGAGCTGGGGGAACCATCGCCTCGTTCCTTGGATATATCACTGAGAAGAAGCTTTCAAAGAAACCGGAGGAATTCGGTAAGGGGTCCATTGTCGGTCTGGCAGCCCCTGAGTCAGCCAATAACAGTGCGTCAAGCGGCGCATTCGTTCCACTGTTAAGTCTAGGGATACCTGGATCGGGTACTACGGCTGTCATGCTGGGTGCATTGATCGTCCTCGGTGTTCAGCCGGGTCCGCTCATGATCAGCGATCATCCGGATATTTTCTGGGGGGTCATTGCCAGTATGTATATCGGGAATGTCATCCTGCTGATCCTGAACCTTCCTTTGATCCCATACATCTCAAAGCTTTTGAAGGTTCCGAAGCCGATGTTGATCTCTCTTGTCATCATGTTTTGTATCATCGGGGTGTACGGGATCAGCTTCAGGACATTCGATTTATTCCTCCTCGTCATCTTCGGGATCATCGGATATTTCATGGCACGCATGAACTTCCCAGCAGCACCCATGCTCCTAGCCTTCATTCTCGGAGGGATGATGGAACGTTCCCTCAGACAGGCCCTTACGATATCCGACGGAAGCCTGCTGATTTTCGTGCAAAAGCCCATTTCGGCTACGCTGCTCGCGATCGCATTCCTTTCCTTCATCGTTCCGTTACTGAAAACATGGAGGAAGAGAAAGTCTGATGGAGATGCAGAAGAAACGGATAGTCAGGCATCATAA
- a CDS encoding cation diffusion facilitator family transporter: protein MKNTSGIAFLSVLSNSFVVLLKFIVGILTGSVAVISEAIHSSLDLIASLIAFISVRISGKPADPEHPYGHGKVENISGTIETLLIYVAGIWIIYECVHKLIYPEPIKLPILGVGVMVLGALINFIVSRIVNREAKRVNSVAMKSNALHLLTDVFTSLGVAASLLLVTVTGWTFLDPLIGIGLAIYIMIEATKLMKEAFPPLIDARLSDEEEQAILDVIDSFQDEYIEVHDFRTRRAGAIEYIDFHMVVPSKESIENVHKLCDRIEDRIRQEFKKAVIFIHPEPETHVENASGLEN from the coding sequence TTGAAAAATACCTCAGGCATTGCCTTTTTATCCGTACTCAGTAATTCCTTTGTCGTACTACTAAAATTCATCGTCGGGATCCTCACCGGTTCCGTCGCTGTCATATCAGAGGCGATTCACTCATCATTGGACCTCATCGCCTCCCTCATCGCCTTCATTTCCGTCCGCATTTCCGGAAAGCCCGCTGATCCGGAGCATCCATATGGACATGGGAAGGTTGAAAACATTTCAGGTACAATCGAGACCCTGCTGATTTACGTAGCAGGGATCTGGATCATTTATGAATGTGTCCATAAACTCATCTACCCTGAACCGATCAAACTTCCGATACTGGGCGTAGGCGTCATGGTCCTCGGCGCTCTCATCAACTTCATCGTGTCCAGGATTGTGAACCGTGAGGCCAAGAGAGTGAATTCAGTCGCCATGAAATCCAATGCGCTCCACTTGCTCACAGACGTCTTCACTTCCCTTGGTGTCGCAGCGAGTCTTCTCCTCGTCACCGTCACAGGATGGACGTTCCTTGATCCCCTGATCGGGATCGGGCTTGCCATCTATATCATGATTGAAGCAACGAAACTCATGAAGGAAGCCTTCCCTCCCCTCATCGACGCCCGGTTATCCGATGAAGAGGAGCAGGCAATACTGGATGTCATCGATTCATTTCAAGATGAATACATCGAGGTTCACGACTTCCGTACGCGGCGCGCAGGTGCAATTGAATACATTGACTTCCACATGGTCGTGCCGTCCAAAGAAAGCATTGAAAATGTCCATAAGCTATGCGATCGCATTGAAGACCGGATCAGGCAGGAATTCAAGAAAGCCGTCATCTTTATTCACCCTGAACCCGAGACCCATGTCGAGAACGCCAGTGGACTTGAGAATTGA
- a CDS encoding GNAT family N-acetyltransferase, translated as MKLGNVGVFDKKNIVQLSREVGWDYSEEDVEEVFKSGRMVGHRLESGEVISSAALFPYGEELATLGVVIVNPAYKGKGLGRELVESVLASKDERSILLVATREGKPLYEKMGFKVTGMITKYIASAFHPPQNQPEFLLSPMTGEDIEKVASLDAQAFRGDRSVMLRARYERSISAVVLRDSHGKLIGYGMCVQGSVHRVAGPIVAPTAYEAAGILQELLRMGEGSVRLDTSTDDIAFHSYLEGFGFEEDSRSPIMVQGEDVLDSRNGMLFSLASQALG; from the coding sequence ATGAAGCTTGGAAATGTGGGTGTTTTTGATAAAAAAAATATCGTACAGCTCTCTCGTGAAGTGGGATGGGACTATAGTGAAGAAGATGTGGAAGAAGTGTTCAAAAGCGGAAGGATGGTTGGGCATCGTCTCGAATCGGGTGAGGTCATTTCCTCAGCGGCCCTGTTCCCGTACGGTGAAGAGCTAGCCACCCTCGGTGTGGTCATCGTCAACCCGGCCTATAAGGGGAAGGGCCTGGGACGGGAGCTGGTGGAATCTGTTCTTGCCTCTAAGGATGAGCGATCGATCTTGCTGGTTGCTACAAGGGAAGGAAAACCCTTATATGAAAAAATGGGCTTTAAGGTGACCGGGATGATTACGAAGTACATTGCTTCTGCTTTTCATCCACCACAGAATCAGCCTGAGTTCTTACTGTCCCCTATGACAGGCGAAGATATTGAAAAGGTGGCAAGCTTGGACGCTCAAGCATTCCGTGGAGACCGGAGCGTTATGCTCAGAGCACGATATGAACGGTCGATTTCAGCCGTTGTCCTCAGGGATTCGCATGGGAAGCTGATAGGTTACGGGATGTGTGTGCAAGGCTCCGTCCACCGGGTTGCAGGGCCCATCGTCGCACCTACTGCATATGAAGCGGCGGGGATCCTTCAAGAACTTCTGAGAATGGGTGAGGGGAGTGTCCGATTGGATACATCGACGGATGATATTGCCTTTCACAGCTATTTAGAAGGATTTGGATTCGAGGAAGACAGTCGTTCCCCGATTATGGTACAAGGTGAAGATGTCCTCGATTCAAGGAATGGGATGTTATTCTCCCTTGCTTCGCAAGCATTGGGGTAG
- a CDS encoding alpha/beta fold hydrolase: MGKYITVDKDVKLFVEDIGEGQPIVFIHGWPVNHKMFEYQMNELPQKGYRFIGVDLRGFGQSDKPAFGYDYDTLASDIGKVVDELGLQDFYLAGFSMGGPISIRYASKFAGKELSRLILMGPAAPIFTQRDGYPYGMKKEEVDELIEGIKADRPAALKEFGGNFYHSETSDELDAWFLGLGLEASAHGTIACAASLRDEDLRSELTSVSVPVTIMHGKQDRICDFAFSERLVEELNDAVLIPFEESGHGLVYDEKEKCNEELLKLLK; encoded by the coding sequence ATGGGTAAATATATCACTGTAGATAAAGATGTGAAGCTCTTTGTGGAAGATATCGGGGAAGGTCAACCGATTGTATTCATACACGGGTGGCCTGTGAATCACAAAATGTTCGAATATCAGATGAACGAATTGCCTCAGAAAGGCTATCGCTTCATCGGGGTCGATCTTCGTGGATTCGGACAATCGGACAAGCCTGCTTTCGGCTACGATTATGACACCCTCGCTTCTGATATCGGAAAAGTCGTCGACGAGCTTGGCCTTCAAGACTTTTATCTCGCCGGCTTCTCCATGGGTGGACCGATCAGCATCCGGTATGCAAGTAAATTTGCAGGAAAAGAACTGTCGCGTTTGATCCTGATGGGACCGGCAGCCCCGATCTTCACCCAGCGGGACGGCTACCCGTACGGTATGAAGAAGGAAGAAGTCGATGAGCTGATTGAAGGAATCAAAGCGGATAGACCGGCAGCACTGAAAGAATTCGGCGGAAACTTCTACCACAGCGAGACGTCTGATGAGCTCGACGCATGGTTCCTCGGTCTCGGGCTTGAAGCATCCGCCCACGGCACCATTGCCTGTGCAGCTTCTCTCCGGGATGAAGATCTTCGCAGTGAGCTTACTTCTGTGTCTGTGCCCGTCACCATCATGCATGGAAAGCAAGACCGGATCTGTGACTTTGCCTTCAGTGAACGCTTAGTCGAAGAATTGAACGATGCCGTGCTGATTCCATTTGAAGAAAGCGGACATGGCCTTGTGTACGATGAAAAGGAAAAGTGCAACGAAGAACTGCTTAAGCTATTGAAATAA
- the rlmD gene encoding 23S rRNA (uracil(1939)-C(5))-methyltransferase RlmD — MVATIHGLDDRGSGRASVWRENELGNKRKLKLTIPQTLPGEEVQVTVDKPEKKRWRTMPQEIITPSPERTTPPCPHFDRCGGCVWQHWEYEGQLKEKTNHVKHALEAEGFDPALVRDAMGMDNPWRYRNKMEFTFSKEGELGLHEQGNFRKVISLETCLIASEQMVEAAMEVAAWTKEHGLKGYDKEAHEGLLRHLMVRQSFATGELMLGVFATEAPTGDLQAAVDDLKARVEAKFPHVKSLLWMENTDWADRTQAEEIHVLAGRDFIYDEMDGYRFRLWFDTFFQTNPTQAQKLVDLAIEMGKPKETEKMIDLFCGVGTFSLPFASRVGALAGIEIVESSIESAKRNASDNYISNTTFLAKDARNGIDEILESFGRPELLLLDPPRSGAGGKVMRRIGRAQPERIVYVSCNPDTFATDVKELEAFGYKLDDVQPVDLFPHTVHVEVVASLSK, encoded by the coding sequence ATGGTTGCGACAATACATGGATTAGACGACAGAGGCTCGGGCCGTGCCAGCGTGTGGCGCGAAAACGAGCTTGGTAATAAACGAAAATTGAAGCTTACAATCCCTCAGACCCTTCCTGGTGAAGAAGTCCAGGTGACGGTGGATAAGCCCGAGAAAAAACGCTGGAGGACAATGCCTCAAGAGATCATCACGCCGAGTCCCGAACGGACAACCCCTCCATGCCCACACTTTGATCGCTGCGGCGGCTGTGTATGGCAGCACTGGGAGTACGAAGGCCAGCTCAAGGAAAAGACCAACCACGTCAAGCATGCCCTTGAAGCAGAAGGATTCGACCCTGCATTGGTGAGGGATGCCATGGGAATGGACAACCCTTGGCGTTACCGCAACAAGATGGAGTTCACCTTCTCTAAAGAAGGGGAGCTCGGACTGCATGAGCAGGGGAACTTCCGAAAGGTCATTTCCCTTGAAACGTGCTTGATCGCAAGCGAGCAGATGGTGGAAGCAGCGATGGAAGTCGCCGCCTGGACCAAGGAACACGGCCTGAAAGGGTATGACAAGGAGGCGCATGAAGGCCTTCTGCGCCACTTGATGGTCCGACAATCCTTTGCTACGGGTGAATTGATGCTGGGCGTGTTTGCAACGGAAGCCCCGACGGGTGATCTTCAGGCTGCCGTCGATGATTTGAAAGCACGTGTAGAAGCGAAATTCCCGCATGTGAAGAGCCTTCTGTGGATGGAAAACACCGATTGGGCAGACCGTACCCAGGCGGAAGAAATCCATGTCCTTGCCGGTCGTGATTTCATCTATGATGAGATGGACGGGTACCGATTCCGTCTGTGGTTCGATACGTTCTTCCAAACGAACCCGACACAGGCACAGAAGCTTGTGGACCTCGCCATTGAAATGGGCAAACCGAAGGAAACGGAAAAAATGATCGACCTCTTCTGTGGTGTCGGTACATTCTCCCTTCCATTCGCAAGCCGTGTCGGCGCCCTTGCCGGCATTGAAATCGTGGAAAGCTCCATCGAGTCGGCAAAACGGAATGCCAGTGACAATTATATTTCCAACACAACCTTCCTTGCGAAGGATGCACGAAATGGCATCGACGAGATTCTTGAGAGCTTTGGACGTCCCGAACTGCTCCTTCTTGATCCCCCGCGCTCAGGTGCAGGCGGCAAAGTGATGAGACGGATCGGCCGTGCCCAGCCGGAAAGGATCGTCTACGTATCCTGCAACCCGGATACGTTCGCGACAGACGTTAAAGAACTTGAAGCCTTCGGGTATAAGCTCGATGATGTACAACCAGTCGACCTGTTCCCTCACACGGTGCACGTGGAAGTCGTCGCAAGTCTGAGTAAGTAA
- a CDS encoding GNAT family N-acetyltransferase: protein MNIVKATLSDLESVAHLFNEYRIFYKRPSNPEGAKTFIQERLTTGDSVIFLAGDDQGVIGFTQLYPTFTSIGMKRAWILNDLYVSEDARGAGVGQALLHKARTFARETGAASICLSTAPDNDVARRLYEKNGYRQDQIFLHYELEL, encoded by the coding sequence ATGAACATCGTGAAAGCAACACTGAGCGACCTTGAATCGGTCGCACACCTATTCAATGAATACCGCATCTTTTACAAAAGGCCATCTAATCCCGAAGGCGCAAAGACATTCATCCAAGAGCGTCTAACAACTGGTGACTCCGTGATTTTTCTTGCAGGTGATGATCAAGGAGTGATCGGATTCACCCAACTTTACCCGACATTCACCTCGATCGGGATGAAGAGGGCATGGATCCTCAACGATCTTTATGTGTCAGAAGATGCCCGGGGGGCGGGAGTCGGGCAGGCTCTGCTCCACAAGGCAAGGACGTTTGCCCGGGAAACGGGGGCTGCTTCCATCTGCCTCAGTACAGCCCCTGACAATGACGTGGCACGCAGGCTGTATGAAAAGAATGGGTACCGCCAGGATCAAATCTTTCTTCACTATGAATTGGAGCTGTGA